A stretch of Chryseobacterium viscerum DNA encodes these proteins:
- a CDS encoding T9SS type B sorting domain-containing protein encodes MKKILLLFILLITQIVYSQSDCITAIPICGNSDISYTPSGPGNIIEILNANGGCLSTNERYTVWYTFTVSTPGTLAFKIKPNDQGDDYDFAVYGPTANGCASLQNADHVFIQPIRCNYSGTPGDTGLDLTLAPPAVFPTNPPGTTASMNNGKWSPYMDVLVGQTYYLVIDNFSRSVNGFSMEWSGTASLSSAFNDPVLSPNPFIPPGIPGAAPNDPSQVMVCALPTQFDFSTLSAAIINGNNSNFQVTYHKTTNDALTGENPLTIATVDGTTTYYYRVVYKDPTNPTNPVNGCFITGKFKFVNVGISANTATLYSCNNNGAGTAMYNLTTANVFGGTGATIKYYTTVTDMNAEVNEITDPTHYVSAEGTVYVKVVSTFGCVATTTIRLSFYPTVVLKDAVLQNCYIDTDVTRSTFDLSKADIGVAVPTPTGTIIKYYTSVADAKAQTNPITTPLNYLSESKTVYVRVDNDKQCYSIAKIELIVLPPVKSAVLKDKTICAESKTTLDAGPGFASYEWSTGETTQSISNVGVGVYWVKLQTGKCFTLQEVRVHASLQPVISGIEITNNNITVTATGGVPPYKYSVDGVNWQDSNIFTGLPRGENTIYVKDTYNCTPIQVTVTVPNLINAITPNGDNVNDVIDYSALAYKKNLIFIVYDRYGNKLHEANRMNNFSWDGTAFGKKILTGTYWYTISWNENNKDNTETKYSGWVLVKNKE; translated from the coding sequence ATGAAAAAAATACTACTTCTTTTTATTTTATTGATAACACAGATAGTCTACTCACAGTCAGATTGTATCACAGCAATTCCCATCTGTGGTAACTCTGATATTTCTTACACCCCTTCAGGACCCGGAAACATTATAGAAATTCTTAATGCAAATGGAGGATGTCTTAGCACCAATGAAAGATATACCGTTTGGTATACTTTCACTGTATCTACACCGGGAACACTTGCATTTAAAATAAAACCTAACGATCAGGGCGATGATTATGATTTTGCTGTATATGGGCCAACAGCCAATGGCTGTGCTTCCTTACAGAATGCAGATCATGTTTTCATACAACCCATAAGATGTAACTATAGCGGTACTCCGGGAGATACAGGTCTGGATCTTACTCTTGCTCCACCCGCAGTATTCCCTACCAATCCTCCTGGTACTACAGCGAGTATGAACAATGGTAAATGGAGCCCTTACATGGATGTATTGGTAGGTCAAACCTATTATTTAGTTATTGACAACTTCAGTAGATCTGTTAATGGTTTTTCTATGGAATGGTCAGGTACTGCAAGCTTAAGCTCTGCATTCAACGATCCGGTTCTTTCACCGAATCCATTCATTCCTCCGGGAATTCCAGGAGCTGCGCCTAACGATCCTAGCCAGGTGATGGTTTGTGCGTTACCAACTCAGTTTGATTTTTCAACACTTTCAGCAGCTATTATTAACGGTAACAATTCTAATTTCCAGGTAACTTATCACAAAACTACCAACGATGCTCTTACAGGAGAAAATCCTCTTACTATAGCAACTGTAGATGGAACAACAACATACTATTACAGAGTAGTATATAAAGACCCAACCAACCCAACCAATCCCGTCAACGGATGTTTCATAACCGGGAAATTTAAGTTTGTCAATGTGGGCATCTCAGCCAATACTGCCACTTTATACTCTTGTAACAATAATGGAGCAGGCACTGCAATGTATAATCTAACAACAGCCAATGTATTTGGAGGAACCGGAGCAACGATTAAGTATTATACGACCGTTACCGATATGAATGCAGAGGTGAATGAAATTACAGATCCAACCCATTATGTTTCTGCAGAAGGGACAGTATATGTAAAGGTTGTTTCTACTTTCGGATGTGTTGCAACCACTACAATCAGATTATCATTCTATCCAACAGTTGTATTGAAAGATGCTGTACTCCAAAACTGCTATATTGATACTGACGTTACCCGTTCAACATTCGATCTTTCTAAAGCTGATATCGGAGTAGCCGTTCCAACCCCTACAGGAACTATTATTAAATATTACACATCAGTAGCTGATGCCAAAGCTCAAACCAACCCTATTACAACACCATTAAATTATCTTTCAGAAAGCAAAACGGTATATGTAAGAGTAGACAATGATAAACAATGTTATTCAATTGCTAAAATAGAGCTGATAGTATTACCTCCGGTAAAATCAGCCGTATTAAAAGACAAAACAATTTGTGCTGAAAGCAAAACAACTTTGGATGCAGGACCTGGATTTGCAAGCTATGAATGGAGCACGGGCGAAACTACACAGTCTATCAGCAACGTGGGAGTTGGTGTTTATTGGGTAAAACTTCAGACTGGAAAATGTTTCACGCTTCAGGAAGTACGTGTTCACGCAAGCCTTCAGCCAGTAATCTCAGGAATCGAAATTACCAACAACAACATCACAGTAACAGCTACAGGCGGGGTTCCTCCTTACAAATATTCTGTAGACGGTGTTAACTGGCAGGATTCCAACATATTCACAGGACTTCCAAGAGGTGAGAATACGATATATGTAAAAGATACTTACAACTGTACTCCTATTCAGGTGACTGTGACAGTTCCTAACCTTATTAACGCAATCACTCCGAACGGAGACAATGTAAATGATGTTATTGACTATTCAGCATTAGCTTACAAGAAAAACCTTATCTTCATTGTGTATGACAGATACGGAAACAAACTTCATGAGGCTAACAGAATGAATAACTTCTCTTGGGACGGAACAGCCTTTGGTAAGAAAATCCTGACAGGAACTTATTGGTACACGATCTCATGGAACGAAAACAATAAAGACAATACAGAAACCAAATATTCAGGATGGGTATTGGTAAAAAATAAAGAATAA
- the dnaB gene encoding replicative DNA helicase, translating to MAQKETLSSLTHGNFAKELSIADGKMPPNAVDFERLVIGTFLIDKKGLDHSIDLLTPEVFYDPRHQVIFSTILKLYEGNQPVDLMTIIQNLKKEDKLSQAGGDHYIIDLTMGVSSSAHIEYHVRVILEKYILRSLINVSANVIDSSYKESTDVFELLDKAEQSFFEITNGTIKKGFDTANSLVKQAIDTIKSLKDKEGLSGVPSGFRDVDKETGGWQNSDLIIIAARPAMGKTAFLLSMARNIAVGHKVPMALFSLEMASVQLITRMIASETRISSEKLRKGTLDDEEWQRLFSNVSELENAPLYIDETPSLSIFDFRAKCRRLVMQHGVRIIMVDYLQLMTAGSSGGKGVGNREQEISMISRSLKAIAKELNVPVIALSQLSRSVEARPGKRPQLSDLRESGAIEQDADIVSFIFRPEYYKITVWDNDEEGQETSTENQAELIIAKHRNGATADVRLSFLKHFAKFGDIEAAMDGAGGGYPSNFGEPSGFDKIKTTIQPGAAFDLPDSSKLSGSSMNDFDDDDDFPF from the coding sequence ATGGCGCAGAAAGAAACATTATCATCCCTGACACACGGAAACTTTGCAAAAGAATTGTCTATTGCGGATGGAAAAATGCCTCCCAATGCAGTGGATTTTGAAAGACTTGTTATCGGAACTTTTTTGATTGACAAAAAGGGGCTTGACCATTCCATCGACCTTCTTACACCAGAAGTATTTTATGATCCGAGACATCAGGTCATCTTTTCTACCATCCTGAAGCTTTATGAGGGAAACCAACCGGTAGACTTAATGACCATTATTCAGAATTTAAAAAAAGAAGATAAACTAAGCCAGGCAGGCGGTGACCACTATATCATCGATCTGACGATGGGAGTAAGCTCATCTGCCCATATTGAATATCATGTACGTGTTATTCTTGAAAAATATATTTTAAGAAGCCTAATCAATGTTTCTGCCAACGTAATAGATTCTTCCTATAAAGAATCTACAGATGTTTTTGAACTTCTGGATAAAGCAGAACAATCTTTCTTCGAAATTACCAACGGAACAATTAAGAAGGGTTTCGATACAGCCAATTCACTGGTAAAACAAGCTATTGATACAATTAAATCTTTAAAAGATAAGGAGGGGCTTTCAGGGGTTCCTTCAGGATTCCGAGATGTAGATAAAGAAACCGGAGGATGGCAGAATTCTGACCTTATTATTATTGCCGCACGTCCCGCGATGGGTAAAACGGCATTCCTTCTTTCCATGGCAAGAAATATTGCAGTAGGACACAAAGTCCCCATGGCTCTTTTCTCTCTCGAGATGGCATCTGTACAGCTGATCACCAGGATGATTGCTTCTGAAACAAGGATTTCTTCTGAAAAATTAAGAAAAGGAACTTTGGATGATGAAGAATGGCAGAGACTATTCTCCAATGTATCTGAGTTGGAAAATGCTCCTTTATATATTGACGAAACTCCTTCCCTTTCCATATTCGACTTCCGTGCAAAATGCAGAAGACTTGTAATGCAGCATGGAGTAAGAATTATCATGGTCGACTACCTTCAGCTGATGACAGCAGGAAGCAGCGGCGGAAAAGGAGTCGGAAACCGTGAACAGGAGATTTCCATGATTTCACGTTCATTAAAAGCGATTGCAAAAGAACTTAACGTTCCGGTAATTGCTCTTTCACAGCTTTCGAGAAGTGTGGAGGCCCGCCCGGGAAAAAGACCTCAGCTTTCAGACTTGAGAGAATCCGGAGCGATTGAGCAGGATGCGGATATTGTATCTTTCATCTTCAGACCGGAATATTATAAAATTACCGTTTGGGATAATGATGAAGAAGGACAGGAAACTTCTACTGAAAATCAGGCTGAGCTGATTATTGCAAAGCACAGGAATGGTGCCACAGCAGATGTCCGGTTATCTTTCTTAAAACATTTTGCAAAATTCGGTGATATTGAAGCTGCAATGGACGGAGCCGGAGGAGGATATCCTTCTAACTTTGGAGAACCAAGCGGCTTTGACAAAATCAAAACTACCATTCAGCCAGGGGCAGCATTTGATCTTCCGGATAGCTCAAAACTTTCCGGCTCATCCATGAATGACTTTGATGATGATGATGATTTTCCGTTTTAA
- the rnhA gene encoding ribonuclease HI, translating into MRIEIYTDGACSGNPGKGGYGILMRVPEKNYQKTFSKGFRKTTNNRMELLAVITALEKLKSTENDIHVYTDSKYVSDAINQNWIAGWIKRGWKNVKNPDLWKKFVELYNKHTPKMHWVKGHAGHFENELCDKLAVAAANSSDLEIDTYFEGLDSNSLF; encoded by the coding sequence TTGAGAATCGAAATTTATACCGACGGGGCTTGCAGCGGAAATCCGGGAAAAGGCGGATATGGAATTCTCATGCGCGTTCCTGAAAAAAATTACCAGAAAACATTTTCCAAAGGGTTTCGGAAAACCACCAATAACAGAATGGAACTTCTGGCTGTCATCACTGCATTGGAAAAACTAAAATCCACAGAAAATGACATCCACGTGTATACAGATAGTAAATACGTATCTGATGCAATCAACCAAAACTGGATTGCGGGATGGATCAAACGAGGCTGGAAGAATGTAAAAAACCCCGACCTCTGGAAAAAATTCGTTGAACTATACAATAAACACACTCCTAAAATGCATTGGGTAAAAGGGCATGCGGGCCATTTTGAAAACGAGCTTTGCGACAAGTTAGCCGTTGCAGCAGCCAATTCTTCTGATCTCGAAATTGACACTTATTTTGAGGGGTTGGATAGCAATTCTTTATTTTAA
- a CDS encoding lectin-like domain-containing protein, which translates to MNKNLLLYLSVFLLCIAGKSFAQTYQLIGNPVTTTGWTMVSPTQVNTDFIQLTPDTNDQSGSIRLNDPINLKYCDKWRVEFDFRMDSNQTYNGDGIAFWYLANPPVASVLGSGLGVSQNAVGLVVGFDTYNNTTSTTMSKVHVAYGQVQNTSDTNNVEFFNVAGSSFHSPDLNTTQPFQGTTYKHVEVTAQVNPAAPTSWILKITIDGNVICNQSFAPSGTAAAMTVGYFGFSASTGGARSRHSIKNVKIYTDKVPILQNSATQSFCPNPTTGYGSVNLTSFNSQFVNNPSNYTFTYYPLGSSTPIANPANYQFNANTTVTVVIKDNAGLLCDNPDGKILLVLAPFKAEDKTITVCNNNKAGTATFNLNTANVTGVPGAVKKYYKTLADLNADTNEIQNPGNYISAPGVVYVKVTTPQGCTGSAKITLEFYPDTPVKEASLRSCFIENNITSAIFNLMTADVTTLTTGVSKKYYTSIANALDGTNEIMNPLQYLSTSTAVYAKVTDANGCFNIAKINLIVLPPVPSSVLKDKTICIGEKTDLDAGPGFDGYEWSTGATTSSVKDLGVGVYWVKLKTGNCITTQIVKINASANPVISSIDIDNNTITVNVAGGKPQYQFSLDGVNWQTSNIFTGLARGEVRVYVKDFYNCTPVEVQITVPNLINAITPNGDNVNDFIDYSALAYKKNLIFIVYDRYGNKLYEAGKMRNFIWDGTASGKKVLTGTYWYTISWNENNKDNTETKYSGWVLVKNRE; encoded by the coding sequence ATGAATAAAAATCTATTATTGTATTTATCTGTTTTTTTACTTTGTATAGCTGGGAAGTCCTTCGCCCAGACTTATCAGCTTATCGGAAACCCAGTAACTACTACAGGATGGACGATGGTTTCCCCTACCCAGGTAAACACAGATTTTATTCAGCTTACCCCGGATACCAATGACCAATCCGGTTCTATCAGGCTGAATGACCCTATCAATTTAAAATATTGTGATAAATGGAGAGTGGAATTTGATTTCAGAATGGATTCCAACCAAACCTACAACGGAGACGGAATTGCTTTCTGGTATCTTGCCAATCCGCCTGTTGCAAGTGTATTGGGTTCCGGCCTCGGAGTATCTCAAAATGCGGTAGGTCTTGTCGTAGGATTTGACACCTATAATAATACTACAAGCACTACGATGAGCAAGGTTCACGTTGCTTATGGGCAGGTTCAAAATACAAGTGACACCAATAATGTTGAGTTCTTTAATGTTGCAGGAAGCTCTTTTCACTCGCCAGATCTGAATACCACCCAGCCATTTCAGGGGACAACTTATAAACATGTTGAAGTAACAGCACAGGTAAATCCTGCGGCACCTACCAGCTGGATATTAAAAATAACAATAGACGGTAATGTAATTTGTAATCAGTCTTTTGCTCCTTCCGGAACGGCTGCCGCAATGACTGTAGGATATTTTGGATTTTCAGCTTCCACAGGAGGTGCAAGATCAAGACACTCTATTAAAAATGTAAAAATTTATACTGATAAAGTTCCTATTTTACAAAATTCAGCCACCCAGTCTTTTTGTCCCAATCCTACTACCGGATACGGATCTGTAAACCTGACATCTTTCAATTCGCAATTTGTCAATAATCCTTCAAATTACACATTTACTTATTATCCACTGGGAAGCTCCACACCTATTGCTAATCCTGCCAATTATCAATTCAATGCTAATACAACAGTTACAGTTGTCATTAAAGATAATGCAGGCCTGCTTTGTGACAACCCGGATGGTAAGATATTACTGGTTCTTGCACCTTTCAAAGCTGAAGATAAAACCATTACGGTATGTAATAATAACAAAGCCGGCACCGCCACTTTCAACCTGAATACAGCAAATGTAACAGGCGTTCCGGGAGCTGTAAAAAAATATTATAAAACGTTAGCAGACCTCAATGCAGACACTAATGAGATTCAAAATCCCGGCAACTACATATCTGCTCCGGGAGTTGTATATGTAAAAGTAACAACTCCTCAGGGATGTACAGGTTCAGCAAAAATCACGCTGGAATTTTACCCTGACACTCCCGTAAAAGAAGCTTCATTGAGATCATGTTTTATTGAAAACAATATCACCAGTGCTATTTTTAATCTGATGACTGCAGATGTTACCACATTAACCACAGGTGTATCAAAAAAATACTACACTTCCATTGCTAATGCCCTTGACGGAACCAACGAGATTATGAACCCTCTTCAGTACCTATCCACAAGTACTGCCGTTTACGCAAAAGTAACAGACGCCAATGGATGTTTTAATATTGCTAAAATCAACCTTATTGTATTACCACCAGTACCATCATCTGTTCTGAAAGACAAAACCATTTGTATTGGTGAAAAGACAGATCTGGATGCAGGCCCTGGGTTTGACGGCTATGAATGGAGCACCGGAGCAACCACCTCATCTGTTAAAGACCTTGGAGTAGGCGTTTATTGGGTGAAGCTTAAAACAGGTAACTGTATCACTACACAGATTGTAAAAATAAACGCATCTGCAAATCCTGTGATCTCCAGCATTGACATTGATAACAACACGATAACGGTAAATGTAGCAGGTGGAAAACCCCAGTATCAATTCTCTCTGGATGGAGTCAACTGGCAGACCAGCAATATTTTCACCGGATTAGCGAGAGGAGAAGTAAGAGTATATGTAAAAGATTTCTATAACTGTACTCCTGTTGAAGTTCAGATCACTGTACCCAATCTGATTAACGCCATCACTCCAAACGGTGATAACGTAAACGACTTCATTGACTATTCTGCACTTGCTTACAAGAAAAACCTGATATTCATCGTCTACGACAGATATGGTAATAAATTGTATGAAGCCGGAAAGATGAGAAACTTCATCTGGGACGGAACTGCTTCCGGTAAAAAAGTTCTTACAGGAACTTACTGGTACACCATCTCATGGAACGAAAACAATAAAGACAATACTGAAACTAAATACTCAGGCTGGGTATTGGTAAAAAACAGAGAATAA
- a CDS encoding T9SS type B sorting domain-containing protein: MKKDILIFVLTILLCLPGSLFSQTYQLTGNPVNTTGWDLVSDAIVSGDFVRLTTDQTSRYGAVKLSTPITLSYCDKWKVEFDFRIDGNGTTQFGKGDGFTFWYLANPPTGFVSGGGLGIPANASGLMVGFDIFNNTTEGQMSKVHILYGTNNTAGNNIEFNTTPGSTYHSQDLIATQPFVGDTYRHVEVNGETDLTNPTNWIIKVRINGVLIVDQSFAPSGGAVGMSQGYFGFSAATGGASARHSIKDVKVFVDKVPILSNTVTPFVCTNPATGNGVVDLTSFNSQFVNNPGNYIFTYYVLGSSTPIANPASFQYSGNTTIKVVVKDPTSTLCDNGDGVIQLNPTPFAATDASLTGCNNNNAGTATFDLNSAAVTTVAGVTKEFYPTLYDLNNGTNQITNPSAYASAAATIYVRVTTPQGCVSTAKVTLNIYPVVVVNDVEIKSCFIETNPSMASFNLTGAIVSQGGLTKEYYPSLADAISGTNAISTPAAYIAPNGVVYIKVFSANGCYSIAKVTLTVIPPVFSRTLLDQTICIENTTTLDAGAGFKSYEWSTGATTQSIKNVGVGTYWVKLKTGDCIATQKVTVYPSDNPVITTVDISGSTVTIYANGGTPPYQYSMDNINWQDSNVFTNITRGEAKVYVRDGYNCVPVEVNITVPNLINVITPNDDGINDFVDYSALANKQNLEIGIFDRYGYKLFQADKTNGYKWAGTTNGSKKVPTGNYWYSVSWNENNKNSTPIKFSGWIVVKNRE; the protein is encoded by the coding sequence ATGAAAAAAGATATACTCATTTTTGTACTGACTATCTTATTATGCTTGCCGGGAAGCTTATTTTCACAAACCTACCAACTTACCGGAAACCCTGTAAATACAACAGGCTGGGATCTTGTCTCTGATGCTATCGTAAGCGGAGACTTTGTAAGACTTACAACCGACCAGACCAGCAGATACGGGGCCGTAAAATTATCCACCCCTATCACCCTGAGCTATTGTGATAAATGGAAAGTGGAATTCGATTTCAGAATTGACGGAAACGGAACTACTCAGTTTGGAAAAGGAGATGGCTTTACCTTTTGGTATCTTGCCAACCCGCCTACAGGATTCGTTTCAGGAGGAGGACTTGGTATTCCTGCGAATGCTTCCGGACTAATGGTTGGTTTTGATATTTTCAACAACACTACTGAAGGCCAGATGAGTAAAGTTCATATTCTTTATGGCACCAATAATACAGCAGGTAACAATATCGAATTCAACACCACTCCTGGAAGCACATACCATTCTCAGGACCTTATCGCTACTCAGCCGTTTGTAGGAGACACCTACAGACACGTTGAAGTAAACGGAGAGACAGACCTTACCAATCCAACAAACTGGATTATTAAAGTAAGGATAAACGGCGTACTTATTGTAGATCAGTCTTTTGCTCCTTCTGGAGGTGCAGTAGGAATGTCACAAGGGTATTTCGGTTTCTCTGCAGCAACCGGAGGAGCCAGTGCAAGACATTCTATTAAAGATGTTAAAGTATTCGTAGATAAAGTTCCTATTTTAAGTAATACGGTAACTCCTTTTGTATGTACCAATCCTGCTACCGGAAATGGTGTAGTAGATCTTACTTCTTTTAACTCTCAATTTGTAAATAATCCTGGAAACTATATTTTCACTTATTATGTTTTGGGAAGCTCAACGCCTATCGCCAATCCTGCGAGTTTCCAATATTCTGGAAATACCACCATCAAGGTTGTTGTAAAAGACCCTACTTCCACTCTTTGCGATAATGGTGACGGAGTCATTCAGCTTAACCCCACCCCATTTGCAGCAACAGACGCCAGCCTTACCGGATGTAATAACAACAATGCCGGAACAGCAACCTTTGATCTTAACTCTGCTGCTGTAACAACTGTTGCCGGAGTTACAAAGGAATTCTACCCTACTTTATATGACCTTAATAATGGTACAAACCAGATTACAAACCCTTCAGCCTATGCTTCTGCAGCTGCTACAATATATGTAAGGGTAACTACTCCTCAGGGTTGTGTAAGTACAGCTAAAGTTACTCTGAACATCTACCCTGTTGTTGTTGTCAACGATGTTGAAATAAAATCCTGCTTTATAGAAACCAATCCATCTATGGCATCTTTTAATCTTACAGGAGCCATCGTTTCCCAGGGCGGACTTACAAAAGAATATTACCCATCATTGGCTGACGCCATCAGCGGAACTAATGCAATCTCTACTCCGGCGGCATACATTGCTCCAAATGGGGTTGTTTACATTAAAGTATTCAGTGCAAACGGATGTTATTCAATTGCTAAAGTGACTTTAACTGTCATCCCTCCAGTTTTCTCAAGAACATTACTAGATCAGACGATCTGTATAGAAAATACAACAACATTAGATGCAGGTGCTGGTTTCAAAAGCTATGAATGGAGCACGGGTGCCACCACTCAATCTATCAAAAATGTAGGAGTAGGCACTTATTGGGTGAAACTTAAAACCGGAGATTGTATTGCCACACAAAAAGTAACAGTATATCCTTCCGACAATCCGGTTATTACCACGGTTGATATTTCAGGAAGTACAGTAACAATATATGCCAACGGAGGAACCCCTCCATACCAATATTCAATGGATAATATCAACTGGCAGGATTCCAATGTGTTTACCAATATTACCAGAGGAGAAGCTAAAGTATATGTAAGAGACGGCTATAATTGTGTTCCTGTGGAAGTCAATATTACGGTCCCTAATCTGATCAACGTGATCACTCCTAATGATGACGGTATTAATGATTTTGTTGATTATTCTGCACTTGCTAATAAACAGAATCTGGAAATAGGGATCTTCGACAGATATGGCTACAAATTGTTCCAGGCTGATAAAACCAATGGTTATAAATGGGCAGGTACCACTAATGGAAGTAAAAAAGTTCCTACAGGAAATTACTGGTATTCTGTTTCATGGAATGAAAATAATAAAAACAGTACTCCGATAAAATTCTCAGGTTGGATTGTTGTAAAAAACAGAGAATAA
- a CDS encoding NAD(P)H-dependent oxidoreductase gives MNYLEALSRRYSVKKFNHQIIPQETLHNILESGKLSASSLGLQPYKIVIVESEEMKQKLIPAFYNPSQISTCSHLIVIISKKIIEENYIRGYFNHISEVRDTPVEQLDPFRNSINQHITQKTQDEIFNWAEKQSYIVLANLMYAAAIENIDSCPMEGFRQDLIEEILNINPETEKVTVTLALGYRSEEDLFQHMKKVRKPNEKLFKFI, from the coding sequence ATGAATTATTTGGAAGCTTTAAGCAGAAGATATTCTGTAAAAAAATTCAATCATCAGATTATTCCTCAGGAAACCCTTCACAATATTCTTGAGTCAGGAAAGTTGTCTGCCAGTTCGCTGGGACTTCAGCCGTATAAAATTGTGATTGTTGAGAGTGAAGAAATGAAGCAGAAACTGATTCCGGCTTTCTATAATCCTTCTCAGATATCTACCTGTTCTCATCTTATCGTCATCATTTCAAAGAAAATCATTGAAGAGAACTATATCCGCGGATATTTTAATCATATTTCTGAAGTAAGAGATACTCCTGTTGAACAGCTGGATCCTTTTAGAAATAGTATTAATCAGCATATCACCCAGAAAACACAGGATGAAATCTTCAACTGGGCAGAAAAACAATCCTATATAGTATTGGCCAATCTTATGTATGCCGCTGCTATTGAAAATATAGACTCCTGCCCTATGGAAGGCTTCCGCCAGGATCTTATAGAAGAAATTCTGAATATCAATCCCGAAACAGAAAAAGTAACCGTTACCCTCGCTTTAGGCTACCGTTCTGAAGAAGACCTTTTCCAGCACATGAAAAAAGTAAGGAAACCAAACGAAAAATTGTTTAAATTTATTTAA